A single Candidatus Thalassolituus haligoni DNA region contains:
- a CDS encoding NTP transferase domain-containing protein, with protein MTNSEATVESPHRQILGVVMAAGYSSRFGAGDKRMARWPATGRTLLGETIHQLRQVLADVVVVIRPDDQPQSLGIPDDSDIIRARHAEQGLGASIADALGAIQASATWSQRHSLALMLGDMPTIQPTSVRQLLQRASRQHIVRPTYQGRPGHPVVFGRAYWPALRQLPAASGARQVIQQHLSHVLHIAVDDPGVVQDIDTLEALTVASHRSV; from the coding sequence GTGACCAACTCTGAAGCAACCGTCGAAAGCCCTCACCGTCAGATACTCGGAGTGGTTATGGCAGCCGGTTACTCCAGCCGGTTTGGCGCGGGTGACAAGCGTATGGCACGCTGGCCCGCGACTGGCCGAACACTGCTGGGTGAAACGATTCATCAGCTCCGACAAGTCTTGGCTGACGTGGTGGTGGTCATTAGGCCTGACGATCAGCCTCAGTCTCTGGGGATACCCGACGACAGCGATATCATCCGCGCACGCCATGCCGAGCAAGGTCTGGGGGCCAGTATTGCCGATGCCCTTGGCGCCATTCAGGCGTCTGCCACATGGAGCCAACGGCACAGCCTTGCCCTGATGCTGGGAGATATGCCCACCATTCAGCCGACCTCTGTGCGCCAGTTATTGCAGCGTGCCAGCAGGCAACACATTGTACGTCCTACCTATCAGGGCAGGCCTGGCCATCCGGTGGTATTTGGTCGGGCATACTGGCCGGCGCTGCGACAATTACCAGCAGCCAGCGGCGCCCGGCAAGTGATTCAACAACACCTGAGTCACGTTCTGCACATTGCGGTTGATGACCCTGGTGTGGTGCAGGACATCGATACGCTTGAAGCCCTGACAGTGGCATCACATCGATCA